A region of Natribaculum luteum DNA encodes the following proteins:
- a CDS encoding M24 family metallopeptidase, whose product MTDRRRHLQATLRAELEAREADAFAHVATDRDPTLRYCRVDASDPVAVAFDGAEWLACRRSDSSDHPAERLAARLRERGLDGSILTPQTVPHDAALYIERAGFSLASTDAVDHARAEKTPGERERIERAQAAAGAGLRRAASVLADATVVDGSLAVDGDPLTPDRLRRLADEAVVAAGGFPAGNTAVSAGTDPDVALPAGEPIVVELAPQETDGYHGGLVRTFVVDGDGGWERRAHVAVTRALASARALLTADEPPTSAVEADLEAEVVAFGFEEGIETAVYSVGLERRERPADGDAVETGHVVRLEAAVTGTDGDTVRVADLLFSRSETAEWLEKPSRSLDPAAFES is encoded by the coding sequence GTGACCGACCGTCGGCGACACCTGCAGGCGACCCTCCGGGCGGAACTCGAGGCCCGCGAGGCCGACGCGTTCGCCCACGTCGCCACGGACCGCGATCCCACGCTGCGGTACTGCCGTGTCGACGCGAGCGACCCCGTCGCGGTCGCGTTCGACGGTGCGGAGTGGCTCGCGTGTCGTCGGTCCGACTCGAGTGACCACCCCGCCGAACGGCTCGCCGCCCGATTACGTGAGCGCGGCCTCGACGGATCGATCCTGACGCCACAGACCGTCCCCCACGACGCGGCGCTGTACATAGAACGCGCCGGGTTCTCGCTCGCCTCGACCGATGCCGTAGACCACGCACGCGCCGAGAAGACGCCGGGCGAACGCGAGCGAATCGAGCGCGCACAGGCGGCAGCCGGCGCGGGCCTTCGACGGGCGGCGTCGGTGCTCGCCGACGCGACCGTCGTCGACGGCTCGCTCGCAGTCGACGGCGACCCGTTGACGCCGGATCGACTGCGCCGACTGGCAGACGAGGCGGTCGTCGCCGCCGGCGGCTTCCCCGCCGGGAACACCGCTGTTTCGGCTGGAACCGACCCCGACGTGGCGCTGCCCGCGGGCGAACCGATCGTCGTCGAGCTGGCACCGCAGGAGACCGACGGCTACCACGGGGGCCTCGTCCGGACGTTCGTCGTCGACGGCGACGGCGGATGGGAGCGACGGGCTCACGTCGCCGTCACCCGCGCCCTGGCGTCCGCCCGTGCGCTGCTCACCGCCGACGAACCGCCGACCAGCGCCGTCGAGGCCGACCTCGAGGCCGAGGTCGTTGCCTTCGGTTTCGAGGAGGGAATCGAGACGGCAGTCTACAGCGTCGGTCTCGAGCGTCGCGAGCGGCCTGCCGACGGCGACGCCGTGGAGACGGGCCACGTGGTCCGACTCGAGGCCGCGGTCACCGGGACCGACGGCGACACCGTTCGCGTCGCCGACCTGCTTTTCTCCAGGTCGGAGACGGCGGAGTGGCTCGAGAAGCCGTCTCGCTCGCTCGATCCCGCCGCGTTCGAATCGTAG
- a CDS encoding acyltransferase: MTKRYVSLPDEAEAGMREFIEEVDQRLASDEDTCDVVEDVLIDLSGDRDAYERWKAGEAVSPAERIRLQSYDPCNTTLESEYYAEKDEDAFRESKHLQWLWRQFDSLPIADNVEFALRFRRMLADHLFEECGDNCRFFKGITFTYGHNITVGDNTVIHDDVHLDDRGRLTIGDRVSVSDGVHLYSHDHDVVDQTTVRNYHTIVEDDVRLTYDAMVRAGCKVGENAIIGARGIVQHDVPAHHIAVGMPAKSVRIKPGWEDVAVPIEEAGVNRQEDRRIEYDLPDDLEQFDEFGRDLEPPK; the protein is encoded by the coding sequence ATGACCAAGCGGTACGTCTCGCTCCCTGACGAGGCCGAGGCTGGTATGCGCGAGTTCATCGAGGAGGTCGATCAGCGACTCGCAAGCGACGAGGACACCTGCGACGTCGTCGAGGACGTTTTGATCGACCTTTCGGGGGACCGAGACGCCTACGAACGGTGGAAAGCCGGCGAAGCAGTCTCGCCCGCCGAGCGCATTCGGTTACAGAGTTACGACCCCTGTAACACCACGCTCGAGAGCGAGTACTACGCCGAGAAAGACGAAGACGCGTTCCGGGAGTCGAAACACCTCCAGTGGCTCTGGCGACAGTTCGACAGCCTCCCGATCGCGGACAACGTCGAGTTTGCCCTCCGGTTTCGCCGGATGCTCGCGGACCACCTCTTCGAGGAGTGTGGGGACAACTGTCGGTTCTTCAAGGGAATAACGTTCACCTACGGACACAACATCACCGTCGGCGACAACACGGTGATCCACGACGACGTCCATCTCGACGATCGCGGCCGATTGACGATCGGCGACCGCGTCTCGGTCTCGGATGGCGTCCATCTCTATAGCCACGATCACGACGTCGTCGACCAGACGACCGTCCGTAACTACCACACCATCGTCGAAGACGACGTTCGACTCACCTACGACGCAATGGTTCGTGCCGGTTGCAAAGTCGGCGAAAACGCCATCATCGGCGCGCGCGGCATCGTCCAGCACGACGTTCCCGCCCACCACATCGCCGTCGGTATGCCCGCAAAGAGCGTCAGAATCAAACCCGGCTGGGAAGACGTGGCGGTCCCAATAGAGGAGGCCGGCGTCAACCGACAGGAAGACCGCCGGATCGAGTACGACCTCCCCGACGACCTCGAGCAGTTCGACGAGTTCGGACGCGACCTCGAGCCCCCGAAGTAA
- a CDS encoding HVO_0416 family zinc finger protein encodes MASAPNGADDDVFDQFLTDRGHSVERVGWEKDYNKKQCPECGGLHDLSATSCTVCGWDPRE; translated from the coding sequence ATGGCATCCGCACCCAACGGTGCCGACGACGACGTGTTCGACCAGTTTCTGACCGACCGCGGTCACAGCGTCGAACGAGTAGGGTGGGAGAAAGACTACAACAAAAAGCAATGTCCAGAGTGTGGCGGTCTTCACGACCTCTCCGCGACATCGTGTACCGTCTGTGGGTGGGACCCTCGAGAATAG
- a CDS encoding DUF7577 domain-containing protein — MELWGWLVGYVILFALLHLLLYYFYARDESDEQSLSPSFADGNRAGARYSSSPDGYPGSSDEVDSDPEFDGETIRCPHCGVRNEADQTFTYCWNCISTLRQ, encoded by the coding sequence ATGGAGCTCTGGGGCTGGCTCGTCGGGTACGTGATCCTGTTCGCCCTCCTCCACTTGCTACTGTACTACTTCTACGCCCGCGACGAGAGCGACGAGCAGTCGCTTTCGCCCTCGTTCGCCGACGGCAACCGCGCGGGCGCACGGTACTCCTCGAGTCCCGACGGCTATCCTGGCTCGAGCGACGAGGTCGACAGCGACCCGGAGTTCGACGGTGAGACCATCCGCTGTCCTCACTGTGGCGTCAGAAACGAGGCCGACCAGACGTTCACCTACTGCTGGAACTGCATCTCGACGCTTCGGCAGTAA
- a CDS encoding DUF7533 family protein, which produces MAGIIDTITFAGTLILAVPAALAGLELVARGNTVVGATLVGLAVGLVVLERYLTLPTDLPGLLAKRVVGAVVKEPDSESDDS; this is translated from the coding sequence ATGGCTGGGATCATCGATACGATCACGTTCGCGGGCACGCTGATCCTCGCGGTTCCCGCAGCACTCGCCGGCCTCGAGCTAGTCGCCCGCGGAAATACGGTCGTCGGCGCGACGCTCGTCGGCCTCGCCGTCGGACTCGTCGTCCTCGAGCGGTACCTGACGTTGCCGACGGACCTCCCCGGACTCCTCGCGAAACGCGTCGTCGGCGCGGTCGTGAAAGAACCGGACTCGGAGTCGGACGATAGCTGA
- a CDS encoding alpha/beta fold hydrolase has product MTLEERYLENEYYTQDEQGEFDLFDLGDFELAEGRTLEDCKLAYKTRGELNDEKDNAVVFPHMYSGTHRDMEMYVGEDMALDPNEYFIILPNQLGNGLSTSPHNTPPHEGGMGNFPEVMIEDDIRAQHRLVTEEFGIDEVQLVLGWSMGAQQTYEWAVRYPEMVKRAAPIAGTAKVTPHDQLFIEAHKEMITSDPAWNDGFYTEPHAVITGLKRHALIWSVMGLCTDFYHYTERAWERAGFNSIEDFMANFWEDWFLPMDPNNLLTMATKWQHGDVSRNTDGDLEAALSRIEAKTFVMPFEEDMFFPVQDCEYEQEMIPDSELRPIPSLWGHFTMFGIFEEDKEAIDENIRELLETEV; this is encoded by the coding sequence ATGACGCTCGAAGAGCGGTATCTGGAGAACGAATACTACACGCAGGACGAACAGGGGGAGTTCGACCTGTTCGATCTCGGTGACTTCGAGTTGGCCGAGGGCCGAACGCTCGAAGACTGCAAGCTCGCCTACAAGACGCGCGGAGAGTTGAACGACGAGAAAGACAACGCGGTGGTCTTCCCGCACATGTACTCGGGGACCCACCGCGACATGGAGATGTACGTGGGCGAGGACATGGCACTCGATCCGAACGAGTACTTCATCATTCTCCCGAACCAACTCGGCAACGGTCTGTCGACGTCGCCGCACAACACCCCGCCACACGAGGGTGGAATGGGGAATTTCCCGGAGGTCATGATCGAAGACGACATCCGGGCACAACACCGGTTGGTCACCGAGGAGTTCGGGATCGACGAGGTGCAGCTGGTTCTGGGATGGTCGATGGGCGCCCAGCAGACCTACGAGTGGGCGGTTCGCTACCCGGAGATGGTCAAACGAGCCGCGCCGATCGCGGGAACGGCCAAGGTCACGCCCCACGACCAGCTCTTTATCGAGGCCCACAAGGAGATGATCACGTCCGATCCAGCCTGGAACGATGGCTTCTATACTGAACCCCACGCGGTCATCACCGGACTCAAGCGACATGCACTGATCTGGTCGGTGATGGGCCTCTGTACCGACTTCTATCACTACACCGAGCGGGCGTGGGAGCGTGCGGGATTCAATTCCATCGAGGACTTCATGGCGAACTTCTGGGAAGACTGGTTCCTCCCGATGGATCCGAACAACCTGCTGACGATGGCGACGAAGTGGCAACACGGGGACGTGAGCAGAAACACGGACGGCGACCTCGAGGCCGCGCTCTCGAGAATCGAGGCGAAGACGTTCGTGATGCCGTTCGAGGAGGACATGTTCTTCCCGGTTCAGGACTGCGAGTACGAACAGGAGATGATCCCGGACAGCGAACTCCGGCCGATTCCCAGCCTCTGGGGTCACTTCACGATGTTCGGGATATTCGAGGAGGACAAAGAGGCCATCGACGAGAACATCAGAGAACTGCTGGAGACGGAGGTGTGA
- a CDS encoding DUF7563 family protein, with protein sequence MPECQNCGSFVTDAYARVFTPPGVENPRVCPECEDKIRDGAEIRTARSPRSS encoded by the coding sequence ATGCCGGAATGCCAAAACTGCGGTTCATTCGTCACTGACGCGTACGCTCGTGTGTTCACCCCGCCCGGGGTCGAGAATCCCCGCGTCTGTCCAGAATGTGAAGACAAGATCCGTGACGGCGCGGAGATTCGCACCGCCCGCTCACCCCGAAGCAGTTGA
- a CDS encoding DUF402 domain-containing protein: protein MTTVRVRGIYATAVTQLIDENGLEVVQASEPIQERFDADFSVAPADVAIETTRDRQGVAVSGAPEAVDTVATELESVAIDTFLWDDDAPRGAVFDAEVVETTGRGAVVDLGDGLRGYLKYDDVDGYVDQGDRYRVQVQEPTPPWDDDRPLVTPTLEVQAGLLTLSKGRSGVSAAVDGERGTELVGMTDLLSVDAPQGWGLRWRHAATDADLEAMTNALEQVADRARDLEDALADAPDEAGEPRRLVAPEATAWLWFGRESRFALDDARRTVETTMPGHHRTKAADRAASAAVDFAEAVCGDRWSPGDDDAMADDDREAFPFATVARQFGPLKGDRLALGHGKPDGRLLTLGTGDVTAWEPDGTVTLERRMRGGGTYDALDVPKEEGDVAVTKLREGRWWYPTTYRDADGNAKGTYVNVCTPLELFPDCARYVDLHVDVIRRSDGTVAVVDEDELAAAVSKGHVSEAVAEKARGVATAVERALSK from the coding sequence ATGACGACCGTTCGCGTCCGTGGCATCTACGCGACGGCGGTGACCCAGTTGATCGACGAGAACGGTCTCGAGGTCGTCCAGGCCTCGGAACCGATCCAGGAGCGGTTCGACGCCGACTTCTCGGTCGCCCCCGCGGACGTCGCGATCGAGACGACCCGCGACCGGCAAGGCGTCGCCGTCTCCGGCGCGCCCGAGGCGGTCGATACAGTCGCGACGGAACTCGAGTCGGTCGCCATCGACACCTTCCTGTGGGACGACGACGCACCGCGGGGAGCCGTCTTCGACGCCGAGGTCGTCGAGACGACCGGCCGCGGAGCCGTCGTCGACCTCGGCGACGGACTTCGAGGCTACCTGAAGTACGACGACGTCGACGGCTACGTCGATCAGGGCGACCGCTACCGGGTCCAGGTCCAGGAGCCGACGCCGCCGTGGGACGACGACCGTCCGCTCGTTACTCCGACGCTCGAGGTCCAGGCCGGACTGCTCACCCTCTCGAAAGGCCGGTCGGGCGTCTCGGCGGCGGTCGACGGCGAGCGCGGAACCGAACTCGTCGGGATGACCGACCTGCTCTCGGTGGACGCCCCGCAGGGGTGGGGACTGCGCTGGCGTCACGCCGCGACCGACGCCGACCTCGAGGCGATGACGAACGCACTCGAGCAGGTCGCCGATCGGGCGCGCGACCTCGAGGACGCGCTCGCAGACGCGCCCGACGAAGCCGGCGAACCGCGCCGACTCGTCGCGCCCGAGGCGACGGCCTGGCTCTGGTTCGGCCGCGAGTCGCGGTTCGCGCTGGACGACGCTCGCCGGACCGTCGAGACGACGATGCCGGGCCACCACCGCACCAAGGCTGCAGACCGGGCGGCGAGTGCGGCAGTCGACTTCGCCGAGGCGGTCTGTGGCGATCGCTGGTCGCCGGGTGACGACGACGCGATGGCCGACGACGACCGCGAGGCGTTCCCGTTCGCGACCGTCGCCCGGCAGTTCGGGCCACTCAAGGGCGACCGACTCGCGCTCGGACACGGCAAACCCGACGGCAGACTGCTCACACTCGGCACCGGCGACGTGACGGCGTGGGAGCCAGACGGTACGGTCACGCTCGAACGCAGGATGCGCGGCGGCGGAACGTACGACGCGCTCGACGTTCCGAAAGAAGAGGGCGACGTCGCGGTGACGAAACTGCGCGAGGGTCGCTGGTGGTACCCGACGACCTACCGTGACGCGGACGGGAACGCGAAGGGGACGTACGTCAACGTCTGTACGCCCCTCGAACTGTTCCCCGACTGCGCCCGGTACGTCGACCTCCACGTGGACGTGATCCGGCGGTCCGACGGAACGGTCGCGGTCGTCGACGAGGACGAGCTCGCCGCGGCCGTCTCGAAGGGGCACGTCTCCGAAGCGGTAGCCGAAAAGGCTCGAGGGGTCGCGACGGCCGTCGAACGGGCGCTGTCGAAGTGA
- a CDS encoding PRC-barrel domain containing protein: MSRTTLTKDDEGKRVLNSDGAAIGRIVEVEDGRGYVDPDPSLTDTIKAKLGWGDVTADAHPLDEGSIEKITDEGVHLRGTL, translated from the coding sequence ATGTCCAGAACGACACTCACCAAAGACGACGAAGGCAAACGAGTACTGAACTCAGACGGGGCCGCGATCGGCCGCATCGTCGAGGTCGAAGACGGCCGCGGCTACGTCGACCCCGATCCGAGCCTCACCGACACGATCAAAGCCAAACTCGGCTGGGGCGACGTCACGGCCGACGCCCACCCGCTCGACGAGGGGAGCATCGAGAAAATCACCGACGAGGGCGTCCACCTCCGAGGGACCCTCTGA
- a CDS encoding riboflavin synthase: protein MFTGIVEETGEIVARERTEDGLRLRIAADEVATGLECGQSISVSGACLTVERFEDGSWFEVFLAEETVSRTYLGDLTEGDVVNLERAMPADGRFDGHVVQGHVDAVATVRSIESVGEDWFFEFQLPEGYDRYVVEKGSITLDGISLTVAALEDDRVTVAIIPTTYELTTLSEKEPGDPVHLEVDVLAKYVERLLEGYVE, encoded by the coding sequence ATGTTCACGGGGATCGTCGAGGAGACCGGCGAGATCGTCGCTCGAGAGCGCACCGAAGACGGCCTGCGGCTCCGGATCGCCGCCGACGAGGTGGCGACGGGGCTCGAGTGCGGTCAGAGCATCAGCGTCAGCGGGGCGTGTCTCACGGTCGAACGGTTCGAGGACGGGTCGTGGTTCGAGGTGTTTCTCGCCGAGGAGACCGTCTCCCGGACCTACCTCGGCGACCTCACAGAGGGCGACGTGGTCAACCTCGAGCGGGCGATGCCGGCCGACGGCCGGTTCGACGGCCACGTCGTGCAGGGGCACGTCGACGCGGTCGCGACGGTCCGTTCGATCGAATCGGTGGGCGAAGACTGGTTCTTCGAGTTCCAGCTCCCCGAGGGGTACGACCGCTACGTCGTCGAGAAGGGCTCGATCACGCTCGACGGGATCAGCCTGACGGTGGCGGCCCTCGAGGACGACCGCGTGACGGTCGCGATCATCCCGACGACCTACGAACTGACGACGCTCTCGGAAAAGGAGCCGGGCGATCCGGTCCACCTCGAGGTGGACGTGCTGGCGAAGTACGTCGAGCGACTGCTCGAGGGGTACGTCGAGTAG
- the ubaA gene encoding SAMP-activating enzyme E1: MSDLRLDATQLDRYSRHVIMDEVGPEGQKRLLDGSVVVVGAGGLGSPAIQYLAAAGVGRLGIVDDDDVERSNLQRQIVHGDDDVGRPKVDSAADYVRKLNPDVDVRTHETRLTADNVAGLLEGYDVVVDASDNFATRYLLNDYCTLSGIPLSHGAIYRFEGQVTTFTNDGDGPCYRCIFPEAPEPGTVPDCATTGVLGVLPGTVGCVQATEVVKYLIGTGELLEGRLLMYDAMGMTFETVEVRKNPGCPVCGDDPAIESVHDVEYEGVCSIAAD, from the coding sequence ATGAGCGACCTGCGCCTCGACGCGACCCAGCTCGATCGCTACTCGAGACACGTCATCATGGACGAGGTCGGCCCCGAAGGGCAAAAGCGACTGCTCGACGGATCGGTCGTGGTCGTCGGCGCGGGCGGTCTGGGCTCGCCGGCCATCCAGTATCTCGCCGCTGCGGGCGTCGGACGGCTGGGGATCGTCGACGACGACGACGTCGAACGCTCGAACCTCCAGCGCCAGATCGTCCACGGCGACGACGACGTCGGCCGGCCGAAAGTCGACAGCGCCGCCGACTACGTCCGCAAACTGAACCCCGACGTCGACGTTCGAACCCACGAGACGCGCCTGACCGCCGACAACGTCGCCGGCCTGCTCGAGGGCTACGACGTCGTCGTAGACGCCAGCGACAACTTCGCGACGCGGTACCTGCTGAACGACTACTGTACGCTCTCGGGCATCCCGCTCTCTCACGGCGCCATCTACCGCTTCGAGGGGCAGGTCACGACGTTCACTAACGACGGCGACGGGCCCTGTTACCGGTGTATCTTCCCCGAAGCGCCCGAACCCGGCACCGTTCCGGACTGCGCCACGACGGGCGTGCTCGGCGTCCTGCCCGGCACCGTCGGCTGCGTCCAGGCGACCGAGGTCGTCAAGTACCTGATCGGCACGGGCGAGTTGCTCGAGGGACGACTGCTGATGTACGACGCGATGGGGATGACCTTCGAGACCGTCGAAGTCCGGAAGAATCCCGGCTGTCCGGTCTGTGGTGACGACCCCGCGATCGAGTCGGTCCACGACGTCGAGTACGAGGGCGTCTGTTCGATCGCCGCAGACTGA
- a CDS encoding PrsW family intramembrane metalloprotease, with product MGTRRDPVDRAADESTDLYDVSTWEPRSAVDVVAAVLYRGLTYGLRTIVIVTAALITVSLLATPAVVVAEEPLISVFFGLSTVPALALAAYIWYADITTSEPLSLLVATFVLAVLFATFGAVVNAVGGSFVQPIPVVGSVLFFYLIVGPVEETVKLLAVRVLAYRSDSFDAVIDGAVYGAVAGLGFAAIENAVYIAGYVADVSPEAGLFTAASGIATLRALVGPGHVIYSAIAGYYLGLAKFNPQYAGPLVVKGLLVASFVHATYNTTVGVVPNAIASLYPISSEVAFVGYVVVYDLAIGYYLYRKIARYRRLYRASGADGNDDLSSELTEFEPPQR from the coding sequence ATGGGTACCAGGCGAGATCCGGTCGATCGAGCGGCCGACGAGTCGACTGACCTCTACGACGTCTCGACGTGGGAGCCGCGATCGGCGGTCGACGTGGTCGCCGCTGTCCTCTACAGGGGCCTCACGTACGGGCTCCGGACGATCGTCATAGTGACCGCCGCGTTGATTACCGTCTCGTTGCTCGCGACGCCCGCCGTCGTCGTCGCCGAAGAGCCTCTCATCAGCGTCTTCTTCGGCCTGTCGACTGTCCCGGCGCTCGCGCTCGCAGCCTACATCTGGTACGCGGACATCACGACGAGCGAACCGCTCTCCCTGCTGGTCGCCACGTTCGTCCTCGCGGTGCTGTTCGCGACGTTCGGTGCGGTGGTCAACGCGGTCGGGGGCTCGTTCGTCCAGCCGATCCCGGTCGTCGGGAGCGTCCTCTTTTTCTACCTGATCGTCGGCCCCGTCGAGGAGACGGTGAAGTTACTCGCCGTCCGGGTCCTCGCCTACCGGAGCGACAGTTTCGACGCCGTCATCGACGGCGCGGTGTACGGTGCCGTCGCCGGCCTCGGCTTCGCGGCCATCGAGAACGCCGTCTACATCGCGGGGTACGTGGCCGACGTCAGTCCCGAAGCGGGGCTGTTCACCGCCGCGAGCGGCATCGCGACCCTCCGGGCGCTCGTCGGGCCCGGCCACGTCATCTACTCGGCCATTGCCGGCTACTACCTCGGTCTCGCAAAGTTCAACCCTCAGTACGCCGGCCCGCTCGTCGTGAAGGGCCTGCTCGTCGCCTCGTTCGTCCACGCGACCTACAACACGACCGTCGGGGTCGTCCCCAACGCCATCGCGAGCCTCTACCCGATCAGTTCCGAGGTCGCGTTCGTCGGCTACGTCGTCGTCTACGACCTCGCCATCGGCTACTACCTCTACCGAAAGATCGCCCGGTACCGCCGCCTCTACCGCGCCAGCGGCGCGGACGGCAACGACGACCTCTCGTCCGAGTTGACAGAGTTCGAGCCGCCACAGCGGTAG
- a CDS encoding cupin domain-containing protein — protein MGKCNERDVEWNEYDHGTSAFRRKELSNAVDAEQLGCSLYELEAGKRSWPYHYHTANEEAIFVLEGEGTIRLEDGEASLEAGDYVSLPADETGGHQVVNDGDDPLRYLAVSTMNEPDVTIYPEMEKLGVFVGSPPGGRDERSFHGYYPIDGDVGYWEDA, from the coding sequence ATGGGGAAATGCAACGAACGGGACGTCGAGTGGAACGAGTACGACCACGGAACGAGTGCGTTCCGTCGCAAGGAACTCTCGAACGCGGTCGACGCCGAACAGCTCGGCTGTAGTCTGTACGAACTCGAGGCTGGCAAGCGGTCGTGGCCGTACCACTACCACACGGCCAACGAGGAGGCGATCTTCGTCCTGGAGGGGGAGGGAACGATCCGGCTCGAAGACGGCGAGGCGTCGCTCGAGGCCGGCGACTACGTCTCCCTGCCGGCCGACGAGACCGGCGGCCACCAGGTCGTCAACGACGGCGACGACCCGCTGCGGTACCTCGCGGTGTCGACCATGAACGAACCGGACGTGACCATCTACCCGGAGATGGAGAAGCTCGGCGTCTTCGTCGGATCACCACCGGGCGGACGCGACGAACGCTCGTTCCACGGCTACTACCCGATCGACGGGGACGTCGGCTACTGGGAGGATGCGTAG
- a CDS encoding UvrD-helicase domain-containing protein — translation MSTTETQVTRLFGGPGSGKTTALLDHVEEILDQEGVTFRDILVVSYTRAAAQEVRERLAERLDESPRALQGNVCTMHAKAYDLLDLSRGDVIGEKDKEEFCEEYGLEYEDEYSGAGRRTARSTTIGNKIIATSQWLQRTRRDVADWYDVPFQWDVEEVRLPPEIDPNAQEGNKYTPTWPSDDDRIDVPEAIRAWRSYKGREGKIGFADMLERVRQRSLVPNVDYLVIDEFQDITTLQYDVYQEWKPHVKRVLIAGDDDQVVYSWQGADPALLLEEDVDEDVILPNSYRLPSNVLNAVNQEIRHIDQRQDKDLEPRKDGGSVEAHQNRSMLDLVRMVRRTLVEDDGTIMLLFRARYQMFQFVDEFITEGVPFTALTDQRMWTDRLTQYVRAVEAVEAGEDVDGLQARRLADMLMDSAFGTNDRDDLFDVIDDLQEKADVDDLQELTVPLEVVEEHVPFMPGPASAADMVRKVTNFQKKSIQAYFAIGEYHMMDPDRVRVGTIHSAKGREADHVFVATDLTEKVVEQMVATVDDPTDVEGCEEFTKTTSPVPVLTDNERRVFYVGMSRARERLVLLENLVDGAPTLPIDVLLNNRLTGAGVEELIAQAERPVEAEAEAEAEAP, via the coding sequence ATGAGTACCACGGAGACGCAGGTGACCCGGTTGTTCGGCGGCCCGGGAAGCGGGAAGACGACAGCACTCCTCGACCACGTCGAGGAGATCCTCGACCAGGAGGGCGTCACCTTCCGGGACATCCTCGTCGTCTCGTACACGCGAGCGGCAGCACAGGAGGTTCGCGAACGCCTCGCCGAACGGCTCGACGAGAGTCCGCGTGCACTACAGGGAAACGTCTGTACGATGCACGCGAAAGCCTACGACCTGCTCGACCTCTCTCGGGGCGACGTCATCGGCGAGAAGGACAAAGAGGAGTTCTGCGAGGAGTACGGACTCGAATACGAAGACGAATACAGCGGTGCCGGCCGCCGGACGGCGCGATCGACGACGATCGGTAACAAGATCATCGCGACGAGTCAGTGGCTCCAGCGTACCCGCCGGGACGTCGCCGACTGGTACGACGTCCCCTTCCAGTGGGACGTCGAGGAGGTCCGCCTCCCGCCGGAGATCGACCCGAACGCCCAGGAGGGTAACAAGTACACGCCTACCTGGCCCTCCGACGACGACCGCATCGACGTCCCCGAGGCGATCCGCGCCTGGCGCTCCTACAAGGGCCGGGAGGGCAAGATCGGCTTCGCGGACATGTTAGAGCGGGTGAGACAGCGCTCGCTGGTCCCCAACGTCGACTACCTCGTGATCGACGAGTTTCAGGACATCACGACCCTGCAGTACGACGTCTACCAGGAGTGGAAACCGCACGTGAAACGCGTCCTGATCGCCGGCGACGACGACCAGGTCGTCTACTCCTGGCAGGGCGCCGATCCCGCGCTCTTGCTCGAGGAGGACGTCGACGAGGACGTCATTCTCCCAAACTCCTACCGACTGCCGTCGAACGTCCTCAACGCGGTCAACCAGGAGATCCGCCACATCGACCAGCGCCAGGACAAAGACCTCGAACCGCGCAAGGATGGCGGCTCGGTCGAGGCCCACCAGAACCGGTCGATGCTCGACCTCGTCCGGATGGTCCGGCGCACGCTCGTCGAGGACGACGGCACAATCATGCTCCTGTTCCGGGCACGCTACCAGATGTTCCAGTTCGTCGACGAGTTCATCACCGAGGGCGTCCCCTTCACCGCGCTGACCGACCAGCGGATGTGGACCGACCGGCTCACCCAGTACGTCCGCGCCGTCGAGGCCGTCGAGGCCGGCGAGGACGTCGACGGACTGCAGGCCCGCCGCCTCGCGGACATGCTCATGGACTCCGCGTTCGGCACTAACGACCGTGACGACCTGTTCGACGTGATCGACGACCTCCAGGAGAAAGCGGACGTCGACGACCTCCAGGAACTGACGGTCCCACTCGAGGTCGTCGAAGAACACGTCCCCTTCATGCCCGGTCCAGCTTCGGCGGCCGACATGGTCCGGAAGGTGACGAACTTCCAGAAAAAGAGTATCCAGGCGTACTTCGCCATCGGCGAGTATCACATGATGGATCCCGACCGCGTCCGCGTCGGCACCATCCACTCGGCGAAGGGCCGCGAGGCCGACCACGTCTTCGTGGCGACCGACCTCACCGAGAAGGTCGTCGAACAGATGGTCGCGACCGTCGACGACCCCACGGACGTCGAGGGCTGTGAGGAGTTCACCAAGACGACCTCGCCCGTGCCGGTGCTCACCGACAACGAGCGGCGCGTCTTCTACGTCGGCATGTCGCGCGCTCGAGAGCGACTCGTCCTCCTCGAAAACCTCGTCGACGGTGCGCCCACGCTCCCGATCGACGTCCTGCTCAACAATCGCCTGACCGGTGCCGGCGTCGAGGAACTGATCGCACAGGCCGAACGACCGGTCGAGGCCGAAGCCGAAGCTGAAGCCGAAGCGCCGTGA